GGACGGTGAACCCGCGGAAATCGACCTGGACGAACCCGAGCAAGCAAGGATCTACGCCGCTGAATACCTCTCTCGCCACGGCAAGAAGGAATCCGGAGGTGGCGAGTGACGCAGCCATCTCGTCGGCAGGGCAAGCAGCCCGCCGAGCCGTTCGTGGGTCCGACCGGCAAGCCCCTGCAAGCCGGTATCGGCGGAGCGGGCGGTGGAACGATCATGGTCACGATCGCGCAGGCCTTCGGCACGCACACCGTCCACGGCCAAATCATCTTGTACGCCGCGCCGACGGTGTCGGTGATCGCCGGGGCCGTCTTCTTCGAGCTGAAGTTCAGGGCCGAGCGCATGACCGAGAAGTCACGGATCAAGGCGGCCAGGAAAACGTTGGTGAAGCAGAAGGAGGACCCCAACACCACGGCCAGCTACAAGCAGGAACTCGACAAGATGATCGAGGAAATCGATCGCACCGTAGCGAATGCCGAGGTGGCGCGAGTCAAAACCAAACACAGCTCGATCCGCTAACGCGCGGCCTCGGCCGTCGCCAGTTCGGTGCGGCGGAAGGCCGCCGGGGAGAGCTGGAACCACACCAGGACCGCGCTCACCGCCTGGATCGCCGCCACCACCAGCCAAACGCCCCGCAGGCTCCAGTGCGCCGCGACCAAACCGCCGGTCAGCGCACCCAGCGGCGTCAACCCCCAGGCCAGCGCCCGATGGCTGGTCAGCACTCGCCCCAGCAGCGGGGACGGCGTGAAGCGCTGGCGGCTGGACTGCGAGCAGACGTTCCAGACCAGCACCGTCGACGTCAGGAAGACCAGCACCACGCCGATCAGCGGCGGCCACGGCGGCAACACCGCCAGCAGGAGCGGCGCCACCGCGCCGAGGCTCTGCGCTCCCCGCATCGACCACGAGTACCCGAACCGGTCGACGATCTTCTGCACCACGAACGACGACGCCACCCAGCCGACCGCCAGGCAGGCGAGCAGCAGGCCGTAGCCGACCGAACCGACGTGCAGCACCTGCGTCGCGTACAGCACGAACATGGAGTTGCCGGCGCTGGCGGCGAACGAGCCGAGCGCGACGTTGATCGTGATCGACCGCAGCAGCGGCGTCCGGACCAGGTGCGTGAGCCCGGCTGAGAGGTCGCGCAGCGGGTGGGTCCGCGCGATGGTCCTCGACTCGGACGGGATGCGCCGCGCCATGAGGAGGGCGGCCAGCGCGCAGCCGGCGGCCAGCCACGCGGGCGCCCCGGCGCCGACGGCGATCAGGAACCCGGTCAGCGGCGGCACGACGAACTGGACGACACCCCGGTCGATCACGGTGAGGCGCGCGTTGGCGTGGGCGAGCCGGTCCGGCTCGACGAGCTCGGGCACGAGCGCCCCGCTGGCGCCGTCCCCGAGCACCTGCGCGGAGGTGACGACGAAGGCGACGATCAGCAGCACGGGCAGGCTGAGCAGCCCGGCCGACGCGACGACGGCGAGCACCAGCGCGGCCCCGACCTGGACGGCGTAGGCCCAGGCGAGCACGGCGGTGCGCCGCACGCGGTCGATCAGCACGCCGGCGAAGAGGGAAAGCAGCAGCCACGGCGCCTGCCCGGCGATGCCGACGAGCGAGATCTCCCGCGGATCGGTGGTGAGGGAAACGGCGAGCAAGGGGAGCGCGGCGAGCATCAGCCCTTCGGCGGAGGAACCGGACACCGCGACGGCCTGCAGCCGCACCCACCTGTTCGTCACGCGTGCCGCCCCATGATCGGCAGTGTGCCGAAAAGTCGTGAGCAAGCCAAACGATTTACCGCCCCGGGGTGACCGATGTCGCCGGCTCGCGGCGTCGTAACGCCGGGCCGCGAATCCGAGACTCACACCGGTGAGCTTCCCGGTCGCCAGGCGCGGCCGGTCCGGATCCGAAGGGAACAAGTTGCGCAGGCGAAGTGAAACCGAGCGGGTCGATCCGACGGTCCAGGCAGCGCGCATCACCCGTCGTGGCACGCTGATCACCGCCATGGCCACGGTCATCGCCGCGTTGATCGGGGGCCTTTTCGCGGCCTACAAGGTCGGCAACGACCAGGGAGTGGCCGACGCGCCGCCCCGGACGGTGACCGTCACGGCCACGAAGCCCGGGACCGCGCCGCCGCCCACGTCGACCGGCGCGGCGCAGGCGAGTGAAGTGTCCACTCAGGTGCGGCTCGAATCCGGCACCGGGGTCGACATCGACGCGCCGGACGCGCGCGCCGTGGAAACGAGCGGCCCGAACGGGGACTTCGACCTGTACTTCTCCGACCCGGGACTCATGGTCAGCCGATCGGCGATGTACTACTACAACGGCGGCGAGAACACTGCGGTCGTCGCGTGTCCCAAGGCGGTGGCCAACGACAAGCCCGCTCCGGGCGGGCCGGTCGTGCTGTCGGCCGGGAGCGAGTTCTGCGTGCGGACCTCGGCGGGCAAAGTGGGCTGGGTCAGCTGCAACGACGTCAAGTCGTCCAGCGACCACACCGGCTACATCGTCCTGAACTACCGGCTGTTCGCCACGACCTGACCCGCCGGGGTCAGCGACGCACGCGGGTCGACTCGCGGACGACCAGCTCCGGGGTGAACACGACCGCCTGGTGCTCGGCCGTCGTGTCCGCCGTCTCGTTCAGCAGGAGCTCGGCCGCCGTGCGGCCGAGCCGCTGGGCCGGCTGGCGGACCGAGGTCAGCGGGACCGCCGCCGCGCCCGCGAACTCGATGTCGTCGTAGCCCACGATCGCCATCTCCTCCGGGATGCGGACGCCCGCGCCGACCATGGCCTGCAGGACTCCCAGCGCCAGCAGGTCGTTCGCGCAGAACACCGCCGTCGGCCGGGGGCTCGTGCCCAGCAGGCGGGCACCCGCGTCGCGGCCGGAAGAGACGTCGAGGCCGATCGCCTCCAGGACCGTCAGCTCCGCTCCCGAATCCGTCAGCGCCGTGCGGACGCCCTGCTCGCGGTCGCGGCACTGGGCGAGGATCGCGGGGCCGTTGACGAACGCGATGCGCCGGTGGCCGGTCTCCAGGAGGTGGCGGGCCGCGAGCGCGCCGCCCGCGATGTCGTCCACCGCGACCGAGCTCGCCTCCGACGTCGGCGCCTTGCGGTCGACGAACACGTACGGCGTGCCGCTGCGGCGGAACGCGCGCAGGGCCTCGCCGGACGTCCCGACCGGGCTCAGCAGCACGCCGCGGACCCGCTGCTCGGCGAACATCGCCAGGTAGGACGCTTCGAGGTCGGACCGCTGGCCGCTGTTGCAGGTGATGATGTTGAGGCCCTCGGCGTGAGCGGCCTGCTCGGCGCCGCGGGCGACGTCGACGAAGAACGGGTTGCCGAGGTCGAGCACGAGCAGCCCCATGATCCGGCTGCGGCCGGCGCGCAGCTGCCGCGCCGACTCGTCGCGGACGTAGCCGAGCTCTTCGATCACCGACAGGACGCGGTTCCGGGTGGCCACCGCGACCACGTGCGGCCGGTTGACCACATTGGACACCGTGCCGATCGAGACGCCGGCCCGCTTGGCGACGTCCTTGATGCCGACCAAAGCACCCCCTCGCAGAGAAAGCGCGAGCCTACCACGCGTATGAAACGTTTCAGTCAGATCTGATCTGGCATCGCGTCTCGCGCCTTCCGGTCGGCAGGCGTGAGGAGGCCGGAATGGACGGTGGACCGCTGCGGGTGGTGGTGCTGATCGGCAGCACCCGCGAAGGCCGCGCCGGCGCGCGTGTCGGCCGGTGGTTCACGGCCGCGGCGGGCCGGCGGACGGGGCTCGACCTCGACCCCGTCGACCTCGCCGAGGCGGACCTCCCGGCGGCCTACCCGGCGGAGCCGACGCCGGGGCTGACCCGGTTCCGGGAGCGCATCGGCCGGGCGGAGGCGTACGTCGTCGTCACGCCCGAGTACAACCGCAGCTTTCCCGGGCCGCTCAAGCAGGCGATCGACTTCGCCTACGACGAGTGGCACGCGAAGCCGGTCGGCTTCGTCTCCTACGGGTACCGGGCCGGCGGCCGTCACGCCGTCGCGCAGCTTCGGGACGTCTTCCTGGAGCTGCACACCGTGACGATGCGCGACGCGGTCGCCCTCGACCTGCTCGCGCCGTCGTTCGACGACGAGCGCGTGCCGGCCCTGCTCGACGAACTCACCTGGTGGGGGCTCGCGCTGCGCGACGCCCGCCGGACCCGCCCCTACTGCGCGTGAAAGGACCGCAGATGACCTCACCCGCGATCGAAACCTCCGGGCTCGTCAAGGTTTTCGGTGACACCCGGGCCGTCGACGGCGTCGACCTCGTGGTGCCCGCCGGGACCGTCTACGGCGTACTCGGCCCCAACGGTGCCGGCAAGACCACCACCGTCCGGATGCTCGCCACCCTGCTCCGCCCGGACGGCGGCGAGGCCCGCGTGTTCGGCCGCGACGTCGTCCGCGAGGCCGACGCCGTCCGCGGCCGGGTCAGCCTCACCGGCCAGTACGCGTCGGTGGACGAAGACCTGACCGGCGCCGAAAACCTGGTGCTGCTGGGCCGGTTGCTCGGCCACAGCCGCCCGGCGGCGCGTGACCGGGCCGCGCAGCTGCTGGCGGCGTTCGGCCTCACCGAAGCCGCCGGCAAGCAGGTCAAGCAGTACTCCGGCGGCATGCGGCGGCGGCTCGACATCACCGCGAGCATCCTCAACACACCGGACCTGCTGTTCCTCGACGAGCCCACGACCGGGCTGGATCCCCGCAGCCGCAACCAGGTCTGGGACATCGTGCGCGCGATCGTCGCGCAGGGAACGACCGTGCTGCTGACCACGCAGTACCTCGACGAAGCCGACCAGCTGGCGTCGCGGATCGCGGTGATCGACCACGGCCGCGTGATCGCCGAAGGCACGCAGGGGGAGCTGAAGGCGTCGGTCGGCGCCGGCGCGATCCACCTGCGGCTGCGCGACGCGGCGCAGCGCGAGGCCGCCGAGGGCGTGCTGTCCCGGGTGGTCGACGCCGCCGTCCAGCGTGAACCCGACCCGGTGGCGCTGACCGCGCGGCTCACCGCCGCGGCCGGCGACACGGCGGCCGCGGAACAGTCCGCCCGCGCGCTGGCCGAGCTGGCGGCCGCGGGGATCACCGTCGACACGTTCTCACTCGGCCAGCCCAGCCTCGACGAGGTGTTCCTGGCCCTGACCGACCACACCGCGAGCGGAGAGGAAGCAGCGTGAGCGCCACCGCGGTCAAGGAAACCGAACTCGCCGCGCCCAAGGCCGAAGACCTGGCGGCGGTGCTCGTCGCGGCCCGGCGGCCCCCGCGGCCGGGGGCGCTGTCGACGTCGTTCACCTTCGGCTGGCGGGCCGTGCTGAAGATCAAGCACGTGCCCGAGCAGTTGTTCGACGTGACCGCGTTCCCGATCATGATGACGCTGATGTTCACGTACCTCTTCGGCGGCGCGCTGGCCGGTTCGCCGGGGGAGTACCTGCAGTTCTTCCTGCCGGGCATCCTCGCTAGCAGCGTCGTGATGATCACGATGTACACGGGGATCGCGGTCAACACGGATATCGAGAAGGGCGTGTTCGACCGCTTCCGGACGTTGCCGATCTGGCGCCCGTCGGCGATGGTCGGCTACCTGCTGGGGGACGTGCTGCGGTACTTGATCGCGTCGGTGGTGATCATGCTGGTGGGCCTGGTGCTGGGCTTCCGCCCGGGCGGCGGCTTCCCGGGCGTCGCGGCGGGGGTGGCGCTGCTGCTGGTGTTCTCGTTCGCGTTCTCGTGGGTGTGGACGATGTTCGGGCTGCTGCTGCGCAGCGAGAAGTCGGTGATGGGGGTCAGCATGATGGTGATCTTCCCGCTGACGTTCCTGTCGAACATCTACGTGAGCCCGGAGACGATGCCGGGGTGGCTGCGGGTGTTCGTGGACATCAACCCGATCTCGCACCTGGTGACGGGCGTGCGGTCGATGATGGCGGGCGTGTGGGACGTGCCCGCCGTGCTGATCACGTTGAGCGCGTCGGTGTTGCTGGTGGCGGTGTTCGGGACGTTGACGATGCGGCTCTACAACCGCAAGTGACCGCGGGTGAAGAGGGTGACCTCGATTTCGTCGGCGGCGTGGCCGCCGGTGCGCGCCCAGCGGGCGAGCAGGCTGCAGTACCGCTCGTAGGTCACCGCCGGCCAGGGCCCGATGCGGTGGAGCGATTCCCACCCGCAGTGCTCGCGCAGCGCGGTCGCGACCACCCGGTCGAGGATGAGGCACGGGTGGTCCGGCTCGCCGCCCCCGGCGAAGTACAGGAACTTCGTGAAGAACGACGGACCGAAGAACCGGAACGTGTTCAGCCGTCCGGGGCGCATCAGGGCGAAGGCGCGCGCCGGGTCGACCCGCGAGGCCGTCGCGGCCTCGGTCAGGAGCGCCCTGGCGGCATCGACGTCCTCGGCGATGCTGTCCAGCCGGCGGGCGCTCTGCCGCAAGTGGGAGCCACAGCCCCAGGCCAGGGTGCGCCACAGCAGCGTGAACACGTCGTCGGCCGGCGCCCACACCTCGGCGCGCGTCAGGGACGGCCCGGCCGGACGCTCGCCCGGCAGCTCTCGCCGGTCGAGCTCCTCACGCCACCACGCGGCGCGGATGGAGACGCAGTGCTCCTCGACCGCCTGCCGGCGGGGAGCCGTGGGAACCGCCCACGCCGGGAGGGCCAGGGGAGTCAGGTCGGTCATCGTCACGGCAAGGGGGTCGCTCGCCGGGCGTGGGCGTTACGGCCGGCCTCCAGCGCGAGCCGAACGGCGCACGCGGTCTCAGCTCGCGGCGGGTGGCCGGGGAGATCACAGGCGCCAGCGGACCTCCCGTTCCGGGGCGTAGCGGCACGACGAACCGGTCGTCACCGTCGCGTTGAGGTGGCCGGCCAGCTCCGGGTGCGACTCCGCGAGCTTGCGCAGCGTGTCGCGGATGCGGGCCGTCACCGCCTTGCGGGCTCGCTCCGCCTCGTCACCGAGGCGGCGGGTCCGGCCGCCCAGGCCGGCGGCCGTGCGCAACTCGGCCAGCAGTGCCTCGCGTTCGCGGTCCAGGTCCGCCGCCAGGCGGTCTTTGCCGAGGGTCGTCGCTTCGTCGATCTCCGCGTCGAGGTGGTCGAGGCGGCGGCGGTAGGCCGACTTCGCCACCTCGTCGAGCACCGGGTCGCCGCCCAAGCGCCGCGCGGCGACCACGGTCTCTCCGCCTTCCGGTGCGAGCAGGCGGACCGCGGGGATCTCGGCGCCGGGGGAGCCGAGCAGGATGTGCAGGTCCCGCAAGCCTTTCGCGTCCGGCACCCGGACCTCGCGTCCGGCGAACCGCAGCGTCCACACCTCGTCGGTCCGGCGGAACTCGTCGGACGGGACCGGCGCCGGAGCAGACGGCGGGGCGGCCAGGTGGGCCATGCCCAGCTCCGATGCCACCGCTCGGACCGCCGCCGTCACCGCGGCCGACCGTTGCGCGTCGCCGGGGGCGCCCCGGGCCGCCAGTGCGGACGCGAGGCGGGCGCGAGCCTCCGCCGCCCACGGGCGCAGGCGCATCCGGTCCGCCGAGGCCGCCGCGGCCGTCAAACGCGAGACGGCTGCATCGTGCCGGCCGAGGGCGGCTTCGAGGAGGCCGGCCCAGAGGTCCACCGGCCCGCTGATCTCGCAGCCGTACAGCGCCACCAGCCACTCGCCGGAGTACGGCGTCAGCTCGCCCAGGAGCCGTTCGCACGCCTCACGGTCGCCGGTCAGCGCGGCCGCCTGGGCCTGGTAGCGCAGCCACATCGGGGCGAACTCGCGGGAGAACGGCCCGGTCACCTCGCGGGTCGCGTCCCCTCGCTGGACCGCCGCCAGCGCCGCCAGCAGGTCCGGGTGCGGGTGGTCGCCGGCGGCCACCCGCGCGGTGTGCGCGGCCAGGTCGTCGAACCGGCCCTGCAGCAGCAGGTAGCTCCACCGCACGTGGTCCACCATGTACCCGAACTCGCGGCCGTACAGCTCCTCGACGCGGTCCAGGTCCGCGTGCGCCTCGGCGAAGCGGCCGCGCAGCGCGCCGACGATGCTGCCGTCGAGCAGCGCCGCGAACTCGGCGCCGGGAAGGCCGCTGCCGGCCGTCAGCCCCCGGAGCACCCGGTACTGGTCGAGGTAGCGCGGGTCGCCCTGCTCCAGCAACGCGACCCACTTCAGCGACGCCGCGAAGAACTCGTTCTCGCGATCGCCCGTCCGCCGCGCCAGCACGGCCAGCTCGTCGGTCAGCCGCTCCCGCTCCCGCGCGCTGCCCGGGCCCCAGATCAGGTCGTGACGCGCCCAGAGCGTGAACGACAGCTCCTGGTCGTCTTCGCCGTCGCGAGCCAGCACCGCCGCTCGCGCGGTCAGCTCGAGCGTGACGCGGTCGAGCGACAGCGGCTCCGCCGGCTTCCCCGCCAGCCGTTCGTGCGCCGCCACCAGCAAGTCCGACGTCAAGGCCAGGCGCGACCCGGTCGGTGCGGCGCGGGACAGCGTGAGCGCGGCCCGCGCGAGCAGCGCGTCGTCGTCGAGCTCACGCACCAGCGCGACCGCCTCTTCGAAGACGCGCCACGCCTCTTCGTCTTCGCCGCGGCGGCACAGCGTGATGCCGAGGTCGAGCGCGATCACGACCCGCCGCCGCGGCTCGGCCGCCCTTTCGAGCGCCCGCCGGTAGTGGCCGGCGCACTCGTCGTTCGCCAGCCGCGCACTCGCGTCCCGCGCCGCCGCCACCAGCAGCTCGGCCGCGCGCTCGGCCTCGACCTCGTCGCCGGCGAGGTAGGCGTGGCGGGCGCGGTCGGCCGCGAACACCAGCGGCACCAGGTCGGGTGCCGCGTCGAGCGCGCGGACGACCGCGGCGTGTCTTCGCCGGACCTCGGCCGGCTCCAGCTCGGCGTACCGCGACTCCCGCACGAGGTCGTGGGCGAAGGCGAACCGGCCGTCGCCGACGGCGGTCACCAGCCGCGCCGCGGCCGCACGCGCCAGCAGCTGGTCGATCTCCGGCACCGGCACCCCGGTCAGCGCCGCGAGGATCCCGCGGTGGAACTCCCGGCCCAGCACCGCGGCGTCGGTCAGCAACCGCGTGACCGGCGCCGGCAGCAGGGAAAGCCGCCGCTGCAAGGCATCCCGGACCCCGGGCGCGACGGCCGACACCGGGCTGCCGCTGTGCCACAGGCGCGCGGTCTGCTCGACGAAGAACGGGTTTCCGCCCGTCCGCAGGTGCACCTCGGCGGCCAACGCGGGGTCCGGCTCGGTGCCGGCGGTGCGGCTCATCAGCTCGGCCACCTCGTCCGGCGCGAGCCCGGTCAGCGTCACCGTGGTCGCCTTCGCCACCAGCGGCAGGACGAGCTCGCGCAGCGGGTGGCCGGGTGCCTCGACCTCGACGTCGCGGTACGCGCCGACGAGCAGCAGCCGCTCGAACCACGTGTGCCGCGCGGCGAACTCCAGCAGCCGCAGCGACGCCGCGTCGGCCCAGTGCAGGTCGTCGAGCACCACGACGACCGGACGGTCGTGCGCCGCCGCGGCCAGCGCCGTCGTGACCGCGTCGTGCAGCCGGAAGCCGTCCGAGCCCGCCGCTTCGCCGAGCAGCGCCGACAGCGTCGCCGTGTCCAGCCGCGCCCACTCCTCTTCCGGCAGCTCACGGCGCAGCGCGCGCACCACCTGGACCCACGGCCAGTACCCGGGCGCGCTGTCGGAGTCCCAGCAGGCGCCGGCGAGCACCATGGCGCCGCGGCGGCGGGCGTCGTCGGCCAGCCCGGTGACGAGGGTGGTCTTCCCGATCCCGGCCTCGCCGGTGACCAGGACCAGGCCGCCGTGGCTCGCCACGGCCCGGTCGAGCTCGGCCCGCAGCGCGGCGGCGGGGTGCGCCCGCCCGATGAGCGCGGCTGTCATGTCCGGTTCCTCCCGATTCCGGTGCCGAGCCTCTCACGCTTTCCCACCGTTCGTCGCACGATTACCGCACTAGGCTCCGCAGCGGTGTGCCTGCCGCAGGGAGGAGTCCGGGTGCGGATCTTCACGATCGTCCTGTCCGTAGTGCTGACGTGGGTGCTTTCCGGGGCGGTCGCCTCGGCCGATCCGGTGCTCGAACACGACACCGACAATCCCGTGACGGCGGCGCCCGCGGTGACGAGGCCCGATACCCCGCACTGCACGGTCACGCTGGCCGAGGCCTTCCGCTCCAACGCCGCCGACGGCACCCCGCAGTTCTACGAGGGCACGCTCACGCCGCCGAAGGCGTGCGCCGGGCCGTGGGCGAAGGTCGTGATGGACCAGACGGTCACCGTCGGCGGCCGCCAGTACGACCGCATCGGCGACCTGCGGATCGGCGCGACCGAGGTCTGGTGGGGGACCACGGAGGAGCCCAGCGGTGAGGGCAACCGGCCGATCACCTACCACTTCGACAAGAACCTGACGCCGTACGCCGCGCTGCTGCGCACGCCGCAGCCGTTCCACGGCGGCATCGAGAACTACAACTCGCCGATCTACACCGGCGTCTACGCCCAGACCGTGACGCTCACCTACTACCAGGCCGACCGGAAGCATCCCGCGCCCGACGTCGCCGACCACGTCGCCGGTTTCGGCCACGTCGACGCGACGCCTTCGGCGCCCACCGTGCACTTCACCGCGAAGGACCTGCCGCGCAACATCACCCGCGCCTACCTCGAGGTGACGCTCGAAGGCCACGCGTGTGACGAGCAGTGGTTCGACGACGTCCCGGACGCCGTCTCGGCGAAGTACCCGGCGGCCGGGCTCTGCGGCAAGGGCCCGTACCGCGAAGCGAACTTCGCGCTCGACGGGACGCCCGCCGGCAGCGCGTTCACCTTCCCGCACATCTACTCCGGCGGGATCGTGCCGCAGCTGTGGCGGCCGATCGTCGCGATCGACACCTTCAGCCTGCAGGCCGAGACCTACGACATCACGCCGTTCGCGGGCAGGCTCGTGGATGGCGGGACGCACGACCTCTCCTTCTCCTTCCCGGACATCGGCGGCGAATTCACCGTCGTCCCGACGCTACTGCTCTACACCGACAAAAACGCCGCGCGCACGTCCGGCGCCCTCACCCGGCACGACGTCGCCGCGGCCCCGGCTCGGCAGGAAACGGTGAAGGACATCCAGGACGGCGTGAACGTGACGGTCACGGCGAAACGCCACGACGTCACCGCGGGCTACGTCGACACGTCCGCGGGCCGCGTGTACACCCGCGTCGAGCGCACCCGCGACTACCGCAACAGCGACGACGTCACCGGCGGCGGTTTCACCCAGCACGTCGTGCAGGGCGATGCGGGGCAGCAGACGTCGACGTCCACTGTGGACGGACGGGTCCGCTCGGCCGCCCGGCACACGTGGTCCTACCCGCTGACGACCGACGCGACCGCGAACATCACCGACGACCAGAACCTGCGGATCGCCGGCGCGGCCGAGATGACGCAGACCCTGGCCGACCTCACCGGCGACGGCCGGGGCTGGCGCCCGGTCCGGGCGTCGAGCGAGTGGCTGAGCTCGTCCGGCGTGCTGGCCCGCACCAACGGCGTCAACACCGAGGCCGACGGCCGTTCGCGCACGTCGTTCGCCGGTTCCGACGACCTCGGCCGGCCGTACTTCCACTACGTCGCGAGCGAGCACGGGCTGATCACCGAGAACCGGGAGCTCCCGCCGCGGAGGTGAGACAGCTCTCGCGGTGCCTCACCCGATCGGGCTAGTGCGGTACTGTCGGATCCATGGGGAGTCTCCGCTCACGGGTCCTGGGCTGGGTCGGGCGACGGTATCTCGCGCGTCAGTCGAAAAAGGGCTTCGACCTCGAGAAGATGTCGTCCTTCCTGCCCGACGCGGCGCTGCTGCCGCTCCGGCGCGACGGCCTCGACCCGGTCGCCGAGATCGGCGCCATCCGGGCCGAGGCGCCGATCAGCAAGCTCGACCTGCCGTTCGGGATGAACGCCTGGCTGGTCACGGGTTACGACGAAGCGAAGGCCGTGCTCGGCAAGGTGACGGAGTTCTCGACCGACTTCACCAACCTGGTGGGCAACGCCGGGGTCACCGAGGACCAGAACCCGGGCGGGCTCGGCTTCGCGGACCCGCCGGTGCACACCCGGCTGCGCAAGCTGCTCACGCCGGAGTTCACGATGCGCCGGCTCAACCGGCTGACCCCGCGGATCGACGAGATCGTCACCGAGCAGCTCGACGCGATGGCCAAGACCGAGGGCCCGGTCGACCTGTGGCGGGCGTTCGCACTGCCGATCCCGTCGCTGACCATCTGCGAGCTGCTCGGCGTGTCCTACGAGGACCGCGAGGACTTCCAGCGGCTGGGCACCGCGCGGTTCGACCTGTTCGGCGGGGCGAGCGCGTCGCTCGGTGCGATGTCGGAGTCGCTGACCTACCTGCTCGACATCGTCAAGAAGCAGCGCGAAGAGCCCGGCGACGGCCTGCTCGGCATGCTGATCAAGGAGCACGGCGACGAGATCTCCGACCGTGAGCTGGCCGGCCTCGCCGACGGCGTGCTGACCGGCGGCCTGGAGACGACGGCCAGCATGCTCGCGCTCGGGGCGCTGGTGCTGCTGCGCGACGAGAAGGCGTTCGAAGCGGTCCGCGGCGACGACGAGTCCGTGCACCGGTTCGTCGAGGAGCTGCTGCGCTACCTGACGGTGGTGCAGATGGCGTTCCCGCGGTTCGCCAAGGAGGACATGGAGATCGGCGGCGAGCGGATCTCCGAGGGCGACATCGTGCTGGTGTCCCTGTCTGCCGCGGACCGCGACGCGAAGCTGGGCGCGGACATGGAGAAGTTCGACGCCACCCGCGAGCCGACGTCGCACCTGGCGTTCAGCTACGGGATCCACCGCTGCATCGGCGCGGAGCTGGCCCGGATGGAGCTGCGCACGGCGTACCCGGCGCTGGTCCGCCGGTTCCCGAACCTGCGGCTCGCGGTGCCGGCGGAGGAGCTTTCGTTCCGCAAGGTGTCCATTGTGTACGGTCTGGACGAGCTGCCGGTCCTGGTGGACTGAGGTTTCAGTGCGGGATGACCCGCCGCGGCCGTCGTTCGACGCGGTCGCGGTGGGCTTCGATGGCGAGGGCGACGTCGACGGCGGTGTCCGTATCGGCCAGTTCGGCGAGGTAGCCGACGTTCGCGGCCAGGATGGCCAAGTCGGCGCTGAAGTAGACGCCCATCAGCGGGTTCACGAACAGTTCGCTGCCGGCGGTGCGCGCGGTGAACTGGGCGTTCCCGAACTCGCCCCGCAGCGCGGCGGCGATCTGGCCCTGCACGATGCTCGGCCGATCCGGGGTGGCGAGCTGCGCGTGGGCGACGGCGTCCAGGTAGGCCCGTGCTTCGGCGGAGGCCGACGGGATCGACAGAGCACCGAGGTAACCGCCTTCCCGCTCGAGAGCGGCGAGGTTCTCGAGGACGTGGGCGTGACAGACGCCGTGGAAGGCATCGATGCCGAAGCCGAGACTGACGACAAGCCGGTCGACGTCGGGGAGTGCGGCAACGGCGGCGAGACTGGCCATGTCTTCTTCGGGCGTACCGAGCCCGGCTTCATCGCCGCGCAGGAGGATGTCGGTGCCACCATCGACGAGCACGACGGCGTCGACGGCCAGGTGCGCCACGAGGTATTCGTAGGCGGCGCGCAGCGGTCGGGCCCCGGTGCGGGGGAAGGCGTGGACCACGGGCGGCCAGCCTTGGGTTTCGAGCCACCGAGCGAGAGTCCGTTCGGGGAAGTAGGCATCATCGCCGGCGCTGCCGGGGCGCACGGTGGCGACGTCGGGGGAGAGCCAGTCGTCGAGGTCG
The window above is part of the Amycolatopsis camponoti genome. Proteins encoded here:
- a CDS encoding ATP-binding protein, with protein sequence MTAALIGRAHPAAALRAELDRAVASHGGLVLVTGEAGIGKTTLVTGLADDARRRGAMVLAGACWDSDSAPGYWPWVQVVRALRRELPEEEWARLDTATLSALLGEAAGSDGFRLHDAVTTALAAAAHDRPVVVVLDDLHWADAASLRLLEFAARHTWFERLLLVGAYRDVEVEAPGHPLRELVLPLVAKATTVTLTGLAPDEVAELMSRTAGTEPDPALAAEVHLRTGGNPFFVEQTARLWHSGSPVSAVAPGVRDALQRRLSLLPAPVTRLLTDAAVLGREFHRGILAALTGVPVPEIDQLLARAAAARLVTAVGDGRFAFAHDLVRESRYAELEPAEVRRRHAAVVRALDAAPDLVPLVFAADRARHAYLAGDEVEAERAAELLVAAARDASARLANDECAGHYRRALERAAEPRRRVVIALDLGITLCRRGEDEEAWRVFEEAVALVRELDDDALLARAALTLSRAAPTGSRLALTSDLLVAAHERLAGKPAEPLSLDRVTLELTARAAVLARDGEDDQELSFTLWARHDLIWGPGSARERERLTDELAVLARRTGDRENEFFAASLKWVALLEQGDPRYLDQYRVLRGLTAGSGLPGAEFAALLDGSIVGALRGRFAEAHADLDRVEELYGREFGYMVDHVRWSYLLLQGRFDDLAAHTARVAAGDHPHPDLLAALAAVQRGDATREVTGPFSREFAPMWLRYQAQAAALTGDREACERLLGELTPYSGEWLVALYGCEISGPVDLWAGLLEAALGRHDAAVSRLTAAAASADRMRLRPWAAEARARLASALAARGAPGDAQRSAAVTAAVRAVASELGMAHLAAPPSAPAPVPSDEFRRTDEVWTLRFAGREVRVPDAKGLRDLHILLGSPGAEIPAVRLLAPEGGETVVAARRLGGDPVLDEVAKSAYRRRLDHLDAEIDEATTLGKDRLAADLDREREALLAELRTAAGLGGRTRRLGDEAERARKAVTARIRDTLRKLAESHPELAGHLNATVTTGSSCRYAPEREVRWRL
- a CDS encoding peptide-N4-asparagine amidase, which gives rise to MRIFTIVLSVVLTWVLSGAVASADPVLEHDTDNPVTAAPAVTRPDTPHCTVTLAEAFRSNAADGTPQFYEGTLTPPKACAGPWAKVVMDQTVTVGGRQYDRIGDLRIGATEVWWGTTEEPSGEGNRPITYHFDKNLTPYAALLRTPQPFHGGIENYNSPIYTGVYAQTVTLTYYQADRKHPAPDVADHVAGFGHVDATPSAPTVHFTAKDLPRNITRAYLEVTLEGHACDEQWFDDVPDAVSAKYPAAGLCGKGPYREANFALDGTPAGSAFTFPHIYSGGIVPQLWRPIVAIDTFSLQAETYDITPFAGRLVDGGTHDLSFSFPDIGGEFTVVPTLLLYTDKNAARTSGALTRHDVAAAPARQETVKDIQDGVNVTVTAKRHDVTAGYVDTSAGRVYTRVERTRDYRNSDDVTGGGFTQHVVQGDAGQQTSTSTVDGRVRSAARHTWSYPLTTDATANITDDQNLRIAGAAEMTQTLADLTGDGRGWRPVRASSEWLSSSGVLARTNGVNTEADGRSRTSFAGSDDLGRPYFHYVASEHGLITENRELPPRR
- a CDS encoding cytochrome P450; the encoded protein is MGSLRSRVLGWVGRRYLARQSKKGFDLEKMSSFLPDAALLPLRRDGLDPVAEIGAIRAEAPISKLDLPFGMNAWLVTGYDEAKAVLGKVTEFSTDFTNLVGNAGVTEDQNPGGLGFADPPVHTRLRKLLTPEFTMRRLNRLTPRIDEIVTEQLDAMAKTEGPVDLWRAFALPIPSLTICELLGVSYEDREDFQRLGTARFDLFGGASASLGAMSESLTYLLDIVKKQREEPGDGLLGMLIKEHGDEISDRELAGLADGVLTGGLETTASMLALGALVLLRDEKAFEAVRGDDESVHRFVEELLRYLTVVQMAFPRFAKEDMEIGGERISEGDIVLVSLSAADRDAKLGADMEKFDATREPTSHLAFSYGIHRCIGAELARMELRTAYPALVRRFPNLRLAVPAEELSFRKVSIVYGLDELPVLVD